One Thiocapsa sp. genomic window carries:
- the wecB gene encoding non-hydrolyzing UDP-N-acetylglucosamine 2-epimerase — protein MATIKYSMKTLPMKIVVVIGARPQFIKAAVVSRALREHCADACEVLIHTGQHFDANMSEVFFDELEIPRPDYHLGIGGGTHGQNTGRMIEAIETVLLAERPDWVLVYGDTDSTLAGALAAVKLNVPIAHVEAGLRSFNRHMPEEINRILTDHAANLLFTPTATAVLNLRAEGIADERIRPVGDVMYDASRYYAMKAEQGSVILDRLHLTHGGYVLATVHRAGNTDDPERLDAIMRGLMLAARERPVVLPLHPRTRAALLRADLFQQVAHTLLLCDPLGYLDMVMLEKHAAVIASDSGGVQKEAFFHRVPCAVLREETEWVELVESHAAVLAGTTPQAIYEAIVWGLDASDLGMALFFGSGDAGPKIAEILCGV, from the coding sequence ATGGCCACAATCAAATACTCGATGAAGACCTTACCTATGAAAATCGTCGTTGTCATCGGCGCCCGTCCACAGTTCATCAAAGCCGCCGTAGTCTCGCGTGCTCTGCGTGAGCATTGCGCGGATGCGTGCGAGGTTCTCATCCATACCGGACAGCATTTCGATGCCAACATGAGCGAGGTCTTTTTTGATGAACTGGAGATCCCGCGTCCGGACTACCATCTTGGTATCGGCGGGGGCACCCATGGTCAGAATACGGGCCGGATGATCGAGGCCATCGAAACGGTCTTGCTCGCTGAGCGGCCGGACTGGGTATTGGTTTACGGCGACACCGACTCCACGCTCGCGGGCGCCCTGGCGGCGGTCAAGCTCAATGTCCCGATCGCGCACGTCGAGGCAGGTTTGCGATCATTCAATCGGCATATGCCGGAGGAAATTAACCGGATCCTTACCGATCATGCTGCTAATTTGCTATTCACACCGACCGCGACTGCCGTGCTGAATCTGCGGGCCGAAGGCATCGCGGACGAAAGGATACGTCCGGTCGGCGATGTGATGTACGATGCTTCGCGGTACTATGCCATGAAGGCGGAGCAGGGTAGTGTGATCCTGGACCGGTTGCATCTCACTCACGGCGGCTATGTGCTGGCGACCGTCCACCGCGCGGGTAACACCGACGATCCGGAACGGTTGGATGCAATCATGCGCGGGCTCATGCTGGCGGCCCGAGAGCGCCCGGTAGTCTTGCCGCTGCATCCGCGTACCCGAGCTGCATTGCTTCGCGCGGATCTTTTCCAGCAGGTGGCCCACACTCTGTTGCTTTGCGATCCGCTTGGATACCTGGATATGGTGATGTTGGAGAAGCACGCTGCGGTCATTGCGAGCGATTCCGGTGGGGTGCAAAAAGAGGCGTTCTTCCATCGGGTTCCCTGCGCGGTCTTGCGGGAGGAGACCGAGTGGGTGGAACTGGTTGAGTCTCATGCGGCGGTGCTGGCCGGCACGACACCACAGGCGATCTATGAGGCAATCGTGTGGGGTCTGGATGCATCAGATCTCGGAATGGCTTTGTTCTTTGGTAGCGGGGACGCTGGTCCTAAGATTGCTGAGATACTGTGCGGAGTCTAA